The following are encoded in a window of Mycobacterium sp. ELW1 genomic DNA:
- a CDS encoding MOSC N-terminal beta barrel domain-containing protein, whose protein sequence is MIQAGRITSIWRYPVKSMRGERVAEADVGDLGVHADRTWAVRDVASDATTSAKRLPGLLWLTARYAQPPGPDAGPGHAPEVLIGFPDGTEVSSSDPVVHQALSRYLDCEVELRPLPPIDRRDEYRGPMATKTDLRTIFGLDDDEPLPDLSMFPVRKLAEISRYATPVGSYVDAYPVHIITEQSLATLGALAPDSDFDVRRFRPTLVVDSPSTAAHPEWEWCGGRLHAPHAELAPMIPTIRCVMPSHEQPELKRDKEITRTIAAHTRRCLGVYGNVTRAGRIAEGDVLQLNPPNRSTLSATAGGGAATVKRAVMRAVSAAMPSGKKG, encoded by the coding sequence ATGATTCAGGCCGGCCGTATCACCTCGATCTGGCGCTATCCGGTGAAATCGATGCGGGGCGAGCGGGTTGCCGAGGCCGACGTCGGTGACCTGGGGGTGCACGCCGACCGGACCTGGGCGGTGCGTGACGTCGCGTCCGACGCCACCACCAGCGCCAAGCGACTGCCCGGTCTGTTGTGGTTGACGGCGCGCTACGCGCAGCCGCCGGGACCCGACGCCGGGCCCGGACACGCACCGGAGGTGCTGATCGGCTTCCCGGACGGTACCGAAGTGTCCAGCTCGGATCCGGTTGTGCACCAAGCACTCTCGCGATATCTCGACTGTGAGGTGGAACTTCGGCCGCTGCCGCCGATCGATCGTCGCGACGAGTATCGCGGACCGATGGCCACCAAAACCGACCTGCGCACGATCTTCGGACTCGACGATGACGAGCCGCTGCCCGACCTGTCGATGTTCCCGGTGCGCAAGCTGGCGGAGATCAGCCGCTATGCCACCCCGGTTGGCAGCTATGTGGATGCCTATCCCGTGCACATCATCACCGAGCAGAGCCTGGCCACCCTCGGGGCGCTGGCGCCCGACTCCGATTTCGACGTGCGACGGTTCCGCCCGACGCTGGTCGTGGACTCCCCCAGCACCGCCGCCCATCCGGAGTGGGAGTGGTGTGGCGGGCGGCTGCACGCCCCGCACGCCGAGCTTGCGCCGATGATCCCGACCATCCGCTGCGTGATGCCGTCCCACGAGCAACCCGAGCTCAAGCGGGACAAGGAGATCACCCGCACCATCGCCGCGCACACCCGCCGCTGCCTGGGCGTCTACGGCAATGTCACGCGCGCCGGCCGGATCGCCGAAGGTGATGTGCTCCAACTGAATCCACCGAACCGTTCCACCCTGAGCGCCACCGCC
- a CDS encoding DUF3533 domain-containing protein → MAAVTEESPDAPLRGFRRIPLEIRKVATVLAIAIVLASSFAAAYTVALGRPSPRNLPVGVIGLTADTAPFEKALRTNPNEFNVHEYATREAAVAAINQQRITAAIDATSKPPQLLLSSASDPSGTRALIQLDQTQPGQFILPIVDLHPLPPSDPAGLATFYLVIAATILGFITMFQLRANVKTLTLRRWLLSMAVLAVVGGAALAVVTGPVLGALSTPFPQLWLLISVQIAVAASFNSTMLVLIHRWAIIPTWLVFILLGNTSSGGAVSASLLPQPFAFFNHALPSGATVSAIHAATYFPHNQRLLPFIVLGLWLVVSLAALIVASKTLRRSPAE, encoded by the coding sequence GTGGCCGCAGTGACCGAGGAATCGCCGGACGCTCCCCTGCGCGGATTTCGGCGCATCCCGCTGGAGATCCGCAAGGTCGCCACGGTGCTCGCGATCGCCATCGTGCTGGCGTCGAGCTTCGCCGCGGCCTACACCGTCGCGTTGGGCCGGCCCTCGCCGCGCAACCTGCCCGTCGGCGTCATCGGATTGACGGCTGACACCGCACCGTTCGAGAAAGCGTTGCGCACCAACCCCAATGAGTTCAACGTCCACGAGTACGCGACACGGGAGGCCGCGGTCGCCGCGATCAACCAGCAACGCATCACCGCGGCCATCGACGCCACGTCGAAGCCGCCGCAGCTGTTGTTGTCCAGCGCCAGCGATCCGTCGGGGACGCGCGCGCTGATCCAGCTCGACCAGACCCAACCGGGACAGTTCATCCTGCCGATCGTCGATCTGCATCCGCTGCCGCCGTCCGACCCGGCGGGGCTGGCCACCTTCTATCTCGTCATCGCCGCCACGATCCTGGGCTTCATCACGATGTTCCAGTTGCGGGCCAACGTCAAAACGCTCACCTTGCGACGCTGGCTGCTCAGCATGGCGGTGCTCGCCGTCGTCGGTGGCGCGGCGTTGGCCGTGGTGACCGGCCCGGTGCTGGGCGCGCTGAGCACACCGTTTCCTCAGCTGTGGTTGCTGATCTCGGTTCAGATCGCGGTCGCCGCGTCGTTCAACTCGACCATGCTGGTGTTGATCCACCGATGGGCGATCATCCCGACCTGGCTGGTGTTCATCCTGCTGGGCAATACCTCGTCGGGCGGGGCGGTGTCGGCGTCGCTGCTACCGCAGCCGTTCGCGTTCTTCAACCATGCGTTGCCCAGCGGCGCGACGGTGTCGGCGATCCACGCCGCGACCTACTTCCCGCACAACCAGCGGCTGCTGCCGTTCATCGTGCTCGGCCTGTGGCTGGTGGTCAGCCTGGCCGCACTGATCGTGGCGTCGAAGACGCTCCGACGTTCGCCGGCGGAGTGA
- a CDS encoding cytochrome bc complex cytochrome b subunit translates to MKSAATLAASQGDAIDSRYHPSAAVRRQLNKVFPTHWSFLLGEIALYSFIVLLITGVYLTLFFDPSMTEVTYNGVYQPLRGIEMSKAYASTLDITFEVRGGLFVRQVHHWAALLFAAAIMVHLARIFFTGAFRRPREANWVIGSLLLILAMFEGFFGYSLPDDLLSGTGIRAALSSITLGIPVIGTWMHWALFGGDFPGEVLIPRLYAIHILIFPGIMLALIGLHLALVWFQKHTQFPGPGRTEKNVVGVRVMPVFAVKSGGFFAVTVGILGLMGGLLQINPIWQLGPYKPAQVSAGSQPDFYLMWTDGLIRLWPAWEIYIGNHTIPAAVAVAVLMGVIFLVLIAYPWIEKRFTGDDAHHNLLQRPRDAPVRTGIGAMAIAFYIVLTYSAMNDIIAYTFHISLNATTWIGRIGMVVLPPLVFFITYRWAIALQRSDREVLEHGVETGILKRLPHGAYVELHQPLGPVDADGHPIALEYQGAPVPKRMNKLGSGGKTGHGSFLTADPADEDAALTEAAHAAEQRARTALKERQALDGSAHGR, encoded by the coding sequence ATGAAATCAGCCGCCACGCTCGCCGCATCCCAAGGCGATGCGATCGACTCTCGATACCACCCGTCGGCCGCGGTCCGGCGGCAGTTGAACAAGGTCTTTCCCACCCATTGGTCGTTCCTGCTGGGCGAGATCGCGCTGTACAGCTTCATCGTCCTGCTGATCACGGGCGTCTATCTGACGTTGTTCTTCGACCCGTCGATGACAGAGGTCACCTACAACGGCGTGTACCAACCGCTGCGCGGCATCGAGATGTCGAAGGCGTACGCGTCCACCCTCGACATCACCTTCGAGGTGCGCGGCGGCCTCTTCGTCCGCCAGGTACACCATTGGGCGGCGCTGCTTTTCGCCGCGGCGATCATGGTGCACCTCGCGCGGATCTTCTTCACCGGAGCCTTCCGCCGGCCCCGCGAGGCCAACTGGGTGATCGGGTCACTGCTGTTGATCCTGGCCATGTTCGAAGGGTTCTTCGGCTACTCGCTGCCCGACGACCTGCTGTCGGGTACCGGAATCCGGGCCGCGCTGTCCTCCATCACCCTCGGGATTCCGGTGATCGGCACCTGGATGCACTGGGCGCTGTTCGGCGGCGACTTCCCCGGCGAGGTCCTGATCCCGCGGCTCTACGCCATCCACATCCTGATCTTCCCCGGAATCATGTTGGCGCTCATCGGTCTTCACCTGGCGCTGGTGTGGTTCCAGAAGCACACCCAGTTCCCCGGCCCCGGCCGCACCGAGAAGAACGTCGTCGGTGTGCGGGTCATGCCGGTGTTCGCGGTGAAGTCCGGTGGGTTCTTCGCGGTGACCGTCGGCATCCTCGGCTTGATGGGCGGCCTGCTGCAGATCAACCCGATCTGGCAGCTCGGCCCGTACAAGCCGGCGCAGGTGTCGGCGGGCAGCCAGCCCGACTTCTACCTGATGTGGACCGACGGGCTGATCCGGTTGTGGCCGGCGTGGGAGATCTACATCGGCAACCACACCATCCCGGCGGCGGTGGCGGTCGCCGTCCTGATGGGCGTCATCTTCCTGGTGCTCATCGCCTACCCGTGGATCGAGAAGCGGTTCACCGGCGATGACGCGCACCACAACCTGCTGCAGCGGCCGCGGGACGCCCCGGTGCGCACGGGCATCGGCGCCATGGCGATCGCGTTCTACATCGTGCTGACCTACAGCGCGATGAACGACATCATCGCCTACACCTTCCACATCTCGCTGAACGCGACGACGTGGATCGGCCGGATCGGGATGGTGGTGCTGCCGCCGCTGGTCTTCTTCATCACCTACCGCTGGGCCATCGCGTTGCAGCGCAGCGACCGGGAGGTGCTCGAGCACGGCGTCGAGACCGGCATCCTCAAGCGGCTGCCGCACGGCGCGTACGTCGAGTTGCATCAGCCGCTGGGGCCGGTCGACGCCGACGGCCACCCGATCGCGCTGGAATACCAGGGCGCTCCGGTGCCCAAGCGGATGAACAAGCTCGGCTCCGGCGGCAAGACCGGCCACGGCAGCTTCCTCACCGCCGATCCGGCCGACGAGGACGCCGCGCTCACCGAGGCGGCCCACGCCGCAGAGCAGCGGGCACGCACCGCGCTCAAAGAGCGTCAGGCGCTCGACGGATCCGCGCACGGGCGGTGA
- a CDS encoding alcohol dehydrogenase catalytic domain-containing protein, protein MMRAVRSIQGSATVVDVDEPTGDWPILEVGSASICGSDLGMLSFGLPVTIGHEIAGTVDGQTYCVEPTVGCGQCDQCRGGSPQRCRGSAPHGLLGVAFDGGLADRVRVPAECLVPLPDGLPVSDACLVEPLAVSWHALRKVGADVTDRILVVGGGSVGLLAVAAARAMRLEVDMQARHPHQVEAAERLGAGTPKSAGTPEGEYDVVVEAVGSDEAVADCVRRAVPGGRVAIVGVAHGNRAVPGIPWMLKELTLTASMCYDRGRNEREFIDAAAALAADPEIAATVVTHRFPLADAAEAFRVASDRRSGAIKVVLEP, encoded by the coding sequence ATGATGCGCGCCGTCCGCTCGATCCAGGGGTCAGCCACCGTCGTCGACGTCGACGAGCCCACGGGTGACTGGCCGATCCTCGAGGTCGGATCGGCCAGCATCTGCGGCAGTGACCTCGGCATGCTGTCGTTCGGCCTGCCGGTCACGATCGGTCACGAGATCGCCGGCACGGTGGACGGTCAGACGTACTGTGTCGAGCCGACAGTGGGCTGCGGGCAGTGCGATCAGTGCCGCGGCGGGTCACCGCAGCGGTGCCGGGGAAGTGCGCCGCACGGTCTGCTCGGGGTCGCGTTCGACGGCGGCCTCGCCGACCGCGTCCGGGTGCCGGCCGAGTGCCTTGTCCCGCTGCCCGACGGACTGCCCGTCTCCGACGCCTGCCTGGTGGAACCGCTGGCGGTCTCCTGGCATGCCTTGCGCAAGGTCGGCGCCGACGTGACCGATCGGATCCTGGTCGTCGGCGGCGGCAGCGTCGGATTGCTGGCCGTCGCCGCGGCCCGCGCCATGCGTCTCGAGGTCGATATGCAGGCCCGCCACCCGCATCAGGTCGAAGCCGCCGAGCGACTCGGCGCCGGAACTCCGAAAAGCGCCGGGACACCGGAAGGCGAGTACGACGTCGTCGTCGAGGCGGTCGGCTCCGACGAGGCGGTGGCCGACTGTGTGCGGCGTGCCGTCCCGGGCGGCCGGGTCGCGATAGTCGGTGTGGCGCACGGCAACCGAGCGGTACCCGGCATCCCATGGATGCTGAAGGAACTGACGCTGACCGCCTCGATGTGCTACGACCGAGGGCGCAACGAGCGCGAATTCATCGACGCGGCAGCGGCGTTGGCCGCAGATCCGGAGATCGCGGCCACCGTCGTCACGCACCGCTTCCCGCTGGCCGACGCGGCGGAGGCGTTCCGGGTTGCGTCCGACCGGCGAAGCGGGGCGATCAAGGTGGTGTTGGAACCCTAG